In Hermetia illucens chromosome 1, iHerIll2.2.curated.20191125, whole genome shotgun sequence, one genomic interval encodes:
- the LOC119646754 gene encoding probable cytochrome P450 6a14, with product MGTLSIVAWSVISIVSLIYIYFKKKYSFWKDRGVNYVEPTFPLGNLPSRKAHFKDFITNVYKYKNENPFVGAYIIAKPIVIPTSLDFVQNILVKDFSNFHERGAYSNEEDDPLSAHMFNVDGEKWKLLRTKLSPTFTSGKMKFMFPTVVDVANRFNGSLADIVKPGPGSELEIRDLLARFTTDVIGSCAFGIECNSLKDPKSAFRFYGRKIFEDAPIGAGTLLLAFQYPDLARKLHITQTRKEVINFFMNTVRETIAYREKNNVKRNDFMNFLIQLKNGESIDDERSNQMRKLTMEEVAAQAFLFFAAGFETSSTTMTYSLYELALNPEIQEKARQEINDVLANHEGELTYEAVQEMRYIDQIISEALRKYPPVVFLFRKAAQDYRIPNTKTIIEKGMEIMIPVYCIHHDPAIYPNPETFDPERFTPEQIRNRHPTSFLGFGDGPRNCVGLRFGRMQTRIGLITLLRNYRFKPSRKTAIPLIFDSELVILTPKGGMYLEIERI from the exons ATGGGTACTTTATCTATTGTTGCCTGGTCTGTGATTAGTATTGTGTCGCTGATATACATTTATTTCAAGAAGAAATACTCATTTTGGAAAGATCGCGGTGTGAATTATGTTGAGCCAACATTTCCGCTGGGAAATTTACCATCTCGTAAAGCGCATTTTAAAGATTTTATCACCAACGTCTACAAGTATAAAAACGAAAATCCTTTCGTAGGCGCTTATATAATAGCGAAGCCAATAGTTATTCCAACAAGTCTCGATTTCGTTCAGAACATCCTAGTGAAAGATTTCAGTAACTTCCATGAACGTGGAGCATACTCGAATGAAGAAGATGACCCTCTGTCTGCCCACATGTTTAACGTGGATGgagaaaaatggaaattattaCGAACAAAATTATCACCGACATTCACATCCGGGAAAATGAAGTTCATGTTCCCGACAGTTGTAGATGTAGCGAATCGATTTAACGGCAGCCTCGCGGATATTGTTAAACCGGGACCAGGATCTGAATTAGAGATCCGAGATCTGCTTGCCAGATTCACCACAGATGTGATAGGTTCTTGTGCTTTTGGAATAGAATGTAATAGTTTGAAAGATCCTAAGTCAGCATTTCGCTTTTATGGAAGGAAAATATTCGAAGATGCTCCAATCGGAGCTGGAACACTGTTGTTAGCTTTTCAGTATCCGGATTTAGCAAGGAAATTGCATATTACCCAGACGCGGAAAGAAGTGATCAACTTTTTCATGAACACAGTTCGAGAAACAATTGCTTATCGGGAGAAAAATAATGTGAAACGGAACGATTTCATGAATTTTCTGATCCAATTGAAAAATGGCGAGAGTATAGATGATGAAAGGTCAAACCAGATGAGAAAATTAACCATGGAAGAAGTTGCTGCACAAGCGTTCCTATTTTTCGCTGCCGGATTTGAGACTTCATCCACAACAATGACCTATTCCTTATATGAGTTGGCGTTGAATCCTGAGATTCaagaaaaagctcgacaagAAATCAACGATGTTTTGGCGAACCATGAAGGCGAATTGACTTACGAAGCAGTCCAGGAGATGAGATACATTGACCAAATAATAAGTG AGGCTCTTCGCAAGTATCCCCCAGTGGTATTTCTTTTCAGAAAAGCTGCTCAAGATTACCGGATACCAAACACGAAAACTATCATTGAGAAAGGAATGGAAATAATGATTCCAGTTTATTGTATCCATCATGATCCTGCAATATATCCAAATCCAGAAACTTTCGATCCAGAACGCTTTACACCAGAGCAGATAAGAAACCGACATCCAACGTCTTTCTTAGGTTTTGGTGATGGTCCCAGAAATTGCGTAGGATTACGTTTTGGACGAATGCAAACGCGGATTGGGTTAATAACTTTATTACGCAATTATCGATTTAAACCGTCGCGCAAGACTGCAATTCCGTTAATTTTTGATTCCGAGTTAGTTATACTCACTCCGAAAGGAGGAATGTATCTTGAAATTGagagaatttaa
- the LOC119646755 gene encoding probable cytochrome P450 6a14, with amino-acid sequence MGSLSIVFWFLISIVSLIYIYFKKKYSYWKDRGVNYAEPIFPMGNLPSRKAHFKDFLISVYKYKNENPFVGAYIIAKPIVIPTSLDFIQNILVKDFSNFHERGAYLNEEDDPLAAHMFSVDGEKWKFLRTKLSPTFTSGKMKFMFSTVVDVANRFNDTIANVVKPGLGSELEIRDLLARFTTDVIGSCAFGIECNSLKDPNSAFRYYGRKIFEDAPIGAGTLLLAFQYPDLAKKLHITLTRKEVINFFMNTVRETIDYREKNNVKRNDFMNFLIQLKNGESIDDESANQMRKLTIKEVAAQAFLFFAGGFETSSTTMAYCLYELALNPEIQEKARQEIRDILAKHEDKLTYEAIQEMTYIDQIINEALRKYPPAVFLIRKAAQDYQIPNTKTIIEKGQEIMIPVYCIHHDPEIYMNPESFDPTRFSPEQTRKRYPMSFLGFGDGPRNCIGMRFAKMQIRIGLITLLHNYRFKPSSKTVIPLIYDSDMTILTPRGGMYLGVEKN; translated from the exons ATGGGTTCTTTATCTATTGTTTTCTGGTTTTTGATTAGCATTGTGTCCCTGATTTACatttatttcaagaaaaaatactCGTATTGGAAGGATCGCGGTGTGAATTATGCCGAGCCGATATTTCCCATGGGGAATTTACCATCTCGGAAAGCGCATTTTAAAGATTTCCTTATCAGCGTCTACAAGTATAAAAATGAAAACCCCTTCGTGGGCGCTTATATAATAGCGAAACCAATAGTAATTCCAACGAGTCTCGATTTCATTCAGAACATCCTAGTGAAAGACTTCAGTAACTTCCATGAACGTGGAGCATACTTGAATGAAGAAGATGACCCTTTGGCTGCCCACATGTTTTCCGTGGATGGAGAGAAGTGGAAGTTTCTACGTACCAAACTATCTCCGACATTTACATCCGGCAAAATGAAGTTCATGTTCTCGACAGTTGTAGATGTAGCGAATCGATTTAATGATACTATCGCGAATGTTGTGAAACCGGGACTTGGGTCGGAATTGGAGATCCGAGATCTGCTTGCCAGATTCACCACAGATGTGATAGGTTCTTGTGCATTTGGAATAGAATGTAATAGTTTGAAAGATCCCAACTCAGCTTTCCGCTATTATGGAAGGAAAATATTCGAAGATGCTCCAATCGGAGCTGGAACACTGTTGTTAGCTTTTCAGTATCCGGATTTAGCAAAGAAATTGCATATTACGCTGACGCGGAAAGAAGTGATCAACTTTTTCATGAACACAGTTCGAGAAACAATTGATTATCGGGAGAAAAATAATGTCAAACGGAACGATTTCATGAATTTTCTGATCCAATTGAAAAATGGCGAGAGTATAGACGATGAAAGTGCAAACCAGATGAGAAAATTGACCATCAAAGAAGTTGCTGCACAAGCATTCCTGTTTTTTGCTGGCGGATTTGAAACTTCATCCACAACAATGGCCTATTGCTTATATGAATTGGCGTTGAATCCTGAGATTCaagaaaaagctcgacaagAAATCAGGGATATATTGGCGAAACACGAAGACAAACTTACCTACGAAGCAATCCAGGAGATGACATACATTGACCAAATAATAAATG AAGCTCTTCGCAAGTATCCACCAGCGGTATTTCTCATCAGAAAAGCAGCCCAAGATTACCAGATACCCAACACAAAAACAATCATTGAAAAAGGGCAGGAAATAATGATTCCAGTTTATTGTATCCATCATGATCCAGAAATATATATGAATCCAGAATCTTTTGACCCAACACGTTTTTCACCAGAGCAGACAAGAAAGCGGTATCCAATGTCTTTCTTAGGTTTTGGTGATGGACCTAGAAATTGCATTGGAATGCGTTTTGCAAAAATGCAGATAAGGATTGGGTTAATCACGTTGTTACATAATTATCGATTTAAACCGTCGTCCAAAACTGTAATTCCATTAATTTATGACTCAGACATGACCATACTCACTCCGAGAGGTGGAATGTATCTTGGAGTcgagaaaaactga